The stretch of DNA CGGACTACAATTGGCATTCCTGTTGTCATTCCACCTTCAAAACCACCAAGATTATTAGTTAATCGATAGTAGCCACGGTTTTCGGACCAGGCAATTTCATCATGGACCTCACTTCCAGGGCGGCTTGCAGCTTGAAAACCTATACCAAATTCAACCCCCTTGAAAGCATTAATACTCATGATGGATGATGCTATTTTCGCATCTAATTTACGATCATAATGAACGTAGCTACCGATACCTGGTGGGACACCGTCAACTATTACTTCTACGACACCACCAATTGAATCGCCATTTTTTTTCGTTGTATCTATTAAATCCATCATCTGTTGTTCTACCTTCGAATCATAACAACGGACTGGTGAAGCTTCTGTTACTTCTTGCAAATGTTCCAATGAATTAATCTCATTTACTTCCGCTTTAATACCACCTATTTCAACAACATGGCCAGCAACCTTAATACCTAATTCTTTTAATAATTCTTTTGCAACTGCCCCTGCAGCTACTCGTACGGTAGTTTCTCTCGCAGAGGATCTTTCTAACACGTTTCTCATATCTCGATGACCGTATTTTATAGCACCGTTCAAGTCAGCATGACCTGGACGTGGTCTAGTAATTTTGCGTTTCACTTCGTCTTGCTCTTCTTTAGAAATTGGTTCAATGCCCATAATCCCTGTCCAATGTTTCCAATCGTTATTTTCTACTGTCAGAGTAATAGGTGAGCCGAGTGTGTAACCGTGTCGTACACCACTTAAAATATTCACTTCATCTTTTTCAATTTGCATTCTTCGGCCTCGACCATGACCTTTTTGGCGTCTTGCTAATTCTACGTTTACTTGTTCTGCTGTTAATGCTAAACCAGAAGGTACCCCTTCTAATATCGTTGTTAGTTGTGGACCATGTGATTCCCCAGCTGTTAAATATCTCATTAATCGATCCTCCTCTTTAACTCTTTAAAGCGTTTATGTATTGATGATTGTACTTTAACTATATCACATACATCGTTAAACAATCTACATTGTATTTTCATATAATATTTTAAATTTTCGATTCTTTTACATTTTTTGTGTTCTTTATTATTATTTGCTACTTCATTTTTCTATAAAAAAACGTATCCACTACTTCAAATCCATATTTAGCAGGCTGAAATATTTGTTCTGTACTTCCAACAAACAATAATCCACCAGGTTGTAGAGCATCGCTAAACTTTTGATATAACTCTACCTTCGCATCTTCGGTAAAATAGATTAGTACATTTCTACAAACAATAAGATCATAATTTTGTTCAAATCGGTCAGCTAGCAAATTTTGTTTTTTGAAAGTGACTGTTTTTTTAATTTCATCATTTATTTTATAATATCCGTTCTGCACATTAAAAAATTTTGACTTTAGCTCTTCCGGTACTTCCTGGAGCGAACGCTCTTGATATAAACCTATTTTTGCTTGTGCTAAAATTTTGTCATCAATATCTGTAGCTAAAATGTCGATTTTATTTAGAGGAAAAAAATTTGATAAAACAATTGCTAGTGTGTACGGTTCCTCGCCAGACGAACAGGCCGCACTCCAAACTTTTAATTTGGAGGGCTTATTTTGTACAAGTTCTGGTAATAATCTTTCCTTTAGTACTTCCCATCTTTTATAATTGCGGAAAAACTCTGATACGTTTATTGTCATTCTATCTAAAAAC from Sutcliffiella cohnii encodes:
- the aroC gene encoding chorismate synthase; translation: MRYLTAGESHGPQLTTILEGVPSGLALTAEQVNVELARRQKGHGRGRRMQIEKDEVNILSGVRHGYTLGSPITLTVENNDWKHWTGIMGIEPISKEEQDEVKRKITRPRPGHADLNGAIKYGHRDMRNVLERSSARETTVRVAAGAVAKELLKELGIKVAGHVVEIGGIKAEVNEINSLEHLQEVTEASPVRCYDSKVEQQMMDLIDTTKKNGDSIGGVVEVIVDGVPPGIGSYVHYDRKLDAKIASSIMSINAFKGVEFGIGFQAASRPGSEVHDEIAWSENRGYYRLTNNLGGFEGGMTTGMPIVVRGVMKPIPTLYKPLKSVDIDTKEVFEASIERSDSCAVPAASVVAEAVVAWEIATALMEQLSGDSMELLKENIQRLREHAQQF
- a CDS encoding CheR family methyltransferase, whose product is MDGYEQFIHNIKKKTGIDLSLYKEAQMKRRLTSLFEKRGFTSFTAYYKGLERDELLLKEFLDRMTINVSEFFRNYKRWEVLKERLLPELVQNKPSKLKVWSAACSSGEEPYTLAIVLSNFFPLNKIDILATDIDDKILAQAKIGLYQERSLQEVPEELKSKFFNVQNGYYKINDEIKKTVTFKKQNLLADRFEQNYDLIVCRNVLIYFTEDAKVELYQKFSDALQPGGLLFVGSTEQIFQPAKYGFEVVDTFFYRKMK